One region of Streptomyces subrutilus genomic DNA includes:
- a CDS encoding DUF881 domain-containing protein: MSNSDDSSAGPRRRARPVRLLTAAVFALAGLLFVTSFNTSKGTNIRTDASLLKLSDLIEERSQSNAALEQSLGPVRRRVDALADRDDGSTKAEDAKLAALRVASGTEELSGKGLTVTLNDAPPGATARIPNVPEPQPNDLVIHQQDLQAVVNALWQGGAQGVQVMDQRLISTSAVRCVGNTLILQGRVYSPPYKVSAVGDPGALRKALAASPALQNYQLYVNAYGLGWKVDEHKALTLPGYSGTVDLHYAKPVEPTS; the protein is encoded by the coding sequence TTGAGCAATTCCGACGACTCCTCCGCGGGTCCCCGCCGCCGGGCCAGGCCGGTCCGGCTGCTGACGGCCGCCGTCTTCGCCCTGGCCGGGCTGCTCTTCGTCACCAGTTTCAACACCTCCAAGGGTACGAACATCCGGACCGACGCGTCGCTGCTGAAACTGTCCGACCTCATCGAGGAACGCAGCCAGAGCAACGCGGCGCTCGAGCAGAGCCTCGGACCGGTGCGCCGCCGTGTCGACGCGCTCGCCGACCGGGACGACGGCAGCACCAAGGCCGAGGACGCCAAGCTGGCCGCCCTGCGCGTGGCCTCGGGCACCGAGGAGCTGTCCGGCAAGGGCCTGACCGTCACCCTCAACGACGCCCCGCCGGGCGCCACCGCCCGCATCCCCAACGTCCCCGAGCCGCAGCCCAACGACCTGGTGATCCACCAGCAGGACCTCCAGGCCGTGGTGAACGCCCTCTGGCAGGGCGGCGCCCAGGGCGTCCAGGTCATGGACCAGCGGCTCATCTCCACCAGCGCGGTCCGCTGCGTCGGCAACACCCTGATCCTCCAGGGCCGGGTGTACTCGCCGCCGTACAAGGTCTCGGCGGTCGGCGACCCGGGCGCGCTGCGCAAGGCCCTCGCCGCCTCCCCGGCCCTGCAGAACTACCAGCTGTACGTGAACGCCTACGGGCTCGGCTGGAAAGTGGACGAGCACAAGGCGCTGACACTTCCCGGCTACTCCGGCACAGTGGACCTCCACTATGCGAAGCCGGTGGAGCCCACGTCCTGA
- a CDS encoding rhomboid family intramembrane serine protease: MDTERLPGCYRHPDRDTGISCTRCERPICPECMVSASVGFQCPECVRSGSGTGHGPAANAPRTLAGGVVAADPQLVTKILIGLNAAVFLVGLSAPAVVLQLELLGRYVEFYGAPVEGVSTGEYYRLLTSVFLHAEWWHIIGNMIGLWVIGGPLEAALGRSRYLAVYLLSGLGGSALVYLLTAPNTPTLGASGAVFGLLGATVVLARRLRYEMRPVIVMVVLMLFLTFVPLGGSLSVSWQAHVGGLVTGALVGLGLLGPAAGRNRTLAQAGTCAVVFLLAAAVILLRTAELT; the protein is encoded by the coding sequence ATGGACACCGAACGTCTGCCGGGCTGCTACCGCCACCCGGACCGCGACACGGGGATCAGCTGCACCCGCTGCGAGCGCCCCATCTGCCCCGAGTGCATGGTCAGCGCCTCGGTCGGCTTCCAGTGCCCCGAATGCGTCCGCTCGGGCTCCGGCACCGGGCACGGGCCGGCCGCGAACGCGCCGCGCACCCTCGCGGGCGGGGTGGTCGCCGCCGACCCCCAGCTGGTCACCAAGATCCTGATCGGCCTGAACGCCGCCGTGTTCCTCGTGGGCCTGTCGGCCCCGGCGGTCGTCCTGCAGCTGGAGCTGCTCGGCCGGTACGTGGAGTTCTACGGCGCCCCCGTCGAGGGAGTCTCCACGGGCGAGTACTACCGCCTGCTGACCTCGGTGTTCCTGCACGCCGAGTGGTGGCACATCATCGGCAACATGATCGGCCTGTGGGTGATCGGCGGCCCGCTGGAAGCGGCACTGGGCCGCTCCCGCTATCTCGCCGTCTACCTGCTGTCGGGGCTCGGCGGCAGCGCCCTCGTCTATCTGCTGACCGCACCGAACACCCCGACCCTCGGCGCGTCCGGGGCCGTCTTCGGCCTGCTCGGCGCCACGGTGGTCCTCGCGCGCCGGCTGCGGTACGAGATGCGGCCGGTGATCGTGATGGTCGTGCTGATGCTGTTCCTGACCTTCGTGCCGCTCGGCGGCAGCCTCAGCGTGTCCTGGCAGGCACACGTGGGAGGCCTGGTCACCGGTGCGCTGGTCGGGCTGGGCCTGCTCGGGCCCGCCGCCGGCAGGAACCGCACACTCGCCCAGGCGGGGACCTGTGCGGTGGTGTTCCTGCTGGCGGCAGCGGTGATCCTGCTCCGGACCGCGGAACTCACCTGA
- a CDS encoding peptidylprolyl isomerase, translated as MAEKLYATLKTSHGDIEIELLPNFAPKTVRNFTELATGAREWTRPTDGQKTTDPLYDGTVFHRVISGFMIQGGDPLGNGTGGPGYQFADEFHPDLAFTKPYLLAMANAGPGTNGSQFFITVAPTAWLTRKHTIFGEVTDKASQTVVDKIASLPTNARTERPVEDVIIKSVVVEKR; from the coding sequence GTGGCCGAGAAGCTCTACGCCACCCTGAAGACCAGCCACGGCGACATCGAGATCGAGCTGCTGCCGAACTTCGCTCCGAAGACCGTGCGGAACTTCACCGAGCTCGCCACCGGCGCCCGTGAGTGGACCCGGCCCACCGACGGCCAGAAGACCACGGACCCGCTGTACGACGGCACCGTCTTCCACCGCGTCATCAGCGGCTTCATGATCCAGGGCGGGGACCCGCTGGGCAACGGCACCGGCGGTCCGGGCTACCAGTTCGCCGACGAGTTCCACCCCGACCTGGCCTTCACCAAGCCCTACCTGCTCGCCATGGCCAACGCCGGCCCGGGCACCAACGGCTCGCAGTTCTTCATCACCGTCGCGCCCACCGCCTGGCTGACCCGCAAGCACACGATCTTCGGCGAGGTCACCGACAAGGCCAGCCAGACGGTTGTGGACAAGATCGCCTCGCTCCCCACCAACGCGCGCACCGAGCGACCTGTGGAAGACGTGATCATCAAGTCGGTCGTCGTCGAGAAGCGCTGA
- a CDS encoding DUF3566 domain-containing protein, with protein MSGATGAGPAKTGENGARGPAADSQGGTVTDTREPQPQPQAGAAPAQPYHPPQAYSEPAGPGAPRGGGTATAQRKPRTGARMAPRTRKARLRVAKADPWSVMKVSFLLSIALGICTIVAAAVLWMVMDAMGVFSTVGGTISEATGSNESNGFDLQSFLSLPRVLIFTSVIAVIDVVLATALATLGAFIYNLSAGFVGGVELTLAEDE; from the coding sequence GTGAGTGGAGCCACGGGTGCCGGACCGGCCAAGACTGGAGAGAACGGTGCCCGTGGCCCTGCCGCGGACTCCCAGGGGGGGACTGTGACGGATACCCGAGAACCGCAGCCGCAGCCGCAGGCCGGCGCGGCCCCCGCGCAGCCGTACCACCCGCCGCAGGCCTACTCGGAGCCCGCGGGCCCGGGTGCGCCGCGGGGCGGCGGGACGGCCACCGCGCAGCGCAAGCCGCGCACGGGGGCCCGTATGGCGCCCAGGACGCGCAAGGCGCGCCTGCGGGTGGCCAAGGCCGACCCGTGGTCGGTCATGAAGGTCAGCTTCCTGCTGTCGATCGCGCTGGGCATCTGCACGATCGTGGCGGCGGCGGTGCTGTGGATGGTCATGGACGCGATGGGCGTCTTCTCGACCGTCGGCGGCACGATCAGCGAGGCGACCGGTTCGAACGAGAGCAACGGGTTCGACCTCCAGTCGTTCCTCTCGCTGCCGCGCGTTCTGATCTTCACGTCGGTCATCGCGGTGATCGACGTGGTGCTGGCGACGGCTCTGGCGACGCTGGGCGCGTTCATCTACAACCTGTCGGCGGGCTTCGTCGGCGGTGTGGAGCTCACGCTCGCCGAGGACGAGTGA
- a CDS encoding GNAT family N-acetyltransferase, whose amino-acid sequence MPELIPPTPRLHSSWLAARAEWGDEADMDGAGLGSEDDVDSPEGFAAWVDSLHRRADRALPIEQGRVHATYWWIAEGDTYLGAIDLRHHLNAFLLDAGGHIGYSVRPSARGRGLAGRALESVLHEARVMGMDRVLLTCDPGNTASVRTIERGGGVLEDVRETLIGPKRRYWIDLWPTSPKARRSS is encoded by the coding sequence ATGCCCGAGCTGATCCCGCCCACCCCCCGGCTGCACTCCTCCTGGCTCGCCGCCCGCGCGGAATGGGGCGACGAGGCCGACATGGACGGCGCCGGCCTCGGCTCGGAGGACGACGTGGACAGCCCCGAGGGCTTCGCCGCCTGGGTGGATTCGCTGCACCGCCGCGCGGACCGCGCGCTCCCGATCGAGCAGGGCCGGGTACACGCGACGTACTGGTGGATCGCCGAGGGCGACACCTACCTCGGCGCGATCGATCTGCGCCACCACCTGAACGCCTTCCTCCTCGACGCCGGCGGCCACATCGGCTACAGCGTGCGACCCTCGGCGCGGGGGCGCGGGCTGGCCGGCCGGGCCCTGGAATCGGTGCTCCACGAGGCGCGGGTGATGGGGATGGACCGGGTCCTGCTGACCTGCGACCCCGGCAACACCGCATCGGTTCGCACGATCGAGCGGGGCGGCGGTGTCCTGGAAGACGTCCGCGAGACCCTGATCGGGCCCAAGCGCCGCTACTGGATCGACCTCTGGCCGACCTCCCCCAAGGCCCGCAGGTCCTCCTGA
- a CDS encoding DUF5324 family protein — MTRKDSVLAAAESARETVRHASEVVAPYAGTAKDAVSHYAHEANQVLAPKVSHAAVEAARQARTTYDTHLHPRVKAARAHVPPNVDRAATKAVTQTRRAARQAADYTQPRIESAIAAATPVAEEAASRSVAAFAALRGQVTPQEIQRLARRHERRARCGRALRGIAIVGVVAGAAFAAWKWWDQQSNPDWLVEPPAATEVPAEPASFDEELAAKEREVGSAADDKQP; from the coding sequence GTGACCCGCAAGGACAGCGTGCTCGCGGCTGCGGAAAGCGCCAGGGAGACCGTGCGGCACGCGTCGGAAGTGGTGGCACCGTACGCAGGGACCGCCAAGGACGCCGTGTCGCACTACGCGCATGAGGCCAACCAGGTACTCGCGCCGAAGGTTTCCCACGCGGCCGTCGAGGCCGCACGGCAGGCACGGACCACGTACGACACCCACCTGCATCCACGCGTGAAGGCAGCGCGTGCGCATGTACCGCCGAATGTGGACCGGGCGGCGACGAAGGCGGTGACGCAGACGCGCCGGGCCGCGCGGCAGGCGGCCGACTACACGCAGCCTCGGATCGAGAGCGCGATCGCCGCGGCCACGCCGGTGGCCGAGGAAGCGGCCTCGCGGTCCGTGGCGGCGTTCGCGGCGCTGCGGGGCCAGGTGACTCCGCAGGAGATCCAGCGGCTCGCGCGCCGCCACGAGCGGCGGGCGCGCTGCGGCCGGGCGCTGCGCGGGATCGCCATCGTCGGTGTCGTGGCGGGCGCCGCCTTCGCGGCGTGGAAGTGGTGGGACCAGCAGTCGAACCCGGACTGGCTGGTCGAGCCGCCGGCGGCCACGGAGGTGCCGGCGGAGCCGGCGAGCTTCGACGAGGAGCTCGCCGCCAAGGAGCGCGAAGTGGGCTCGGCTGCCGACGACAAGCAGCCCTGA
- a CDS encoding DLW-39 family protein, translated as MKKLLLVALAAIGGLLVYRQIQADRAEQDLWTEATDSVPSGSGV; from the coding sequence GTGAAGAAGCTGCTCCTGGTCGCACTGGCCGCCATCGGCGGGCTCCTCGTGTACCGCCAGATCCAGGCGGACCGCGCCGAGCAGGACCTGTGGACGGAGGCAACCGACTCCGTGCCTTCTGGTTCCGGTGTGTGA
- a CDS encoding class E sortase has translation MRPDAVLRLVVRAFSELCLTAGTLIVLFVAYVLLWTGVKADRAMDGEMTRLRDHWAAAGAPAAEPAPNPDPDPAASPRPTGPPEPVRHPAGQAFAEMYIPRFGKDWNKPVLEGTGTELLKKGLGHYRGTAALGATGNFAVAGHRRTYGDPFKDFPELRPGDAVILKDAAAWYTYTVRGGPLRTLPTDIGVVDPVPRKSPFTVPGRYLTLTTCDPEWGHSHRLVVWAELTGTRAVGQGRPEGLPS, from the coding sequence TTGCGGCCCGACGCCGTACTGCGCCTGGTGGTACGGGCGTTCAGCGAGCTGTGCCTGACGGCGGGCACCCTCATCGTGCTCTTCGTGGCCTACGTCCTGCTGTGGACGGGGGTCAAGGCCGACCGGGCCATGGACGGCGAGATGACCCGGCTGCGCGACCACTGGGCGGCGGCCGGGGCGCCGGCCGCCGAGCCGGCCCCGAACCCGGACCCGGACCCGGCAGCGTCGCCCCGGCCCACCGGGCCCCCCGAACCGGTCCGCCACCCCGCGGGCCAGGCCTTCGCCGAGATGTACATCCCGCGCTTCGGCAAGGACTGGAACAAGCCCGTCCTGGAGGGCACCGGCACCGAGCTGCTGAAGAAGGGCCTGGGCCACTACCGCGGCACCGCGGCCCTCGGCGCCACCGGGAACTTCGCGGTGGCGGGCCACCGGCGCACCTACGGGGACCCGTTCAAGGACTTCCCCGAGCTGCGCCCCGGGGACGCCGTGATCCTCAAGGACGCGGCCGCCTGGTACACGTACACGGTGCGCGGCGGGCCGCTGCGCACCCTGCCCACGGACATCGGGGTCGTGGACCCGGTGCCCCGGAAGTCGCCCTTCACCGTGCCCGGCCGGTACCTGACGCTGACGACCTGCGATCCCGAGTGGGGCCACAGCCACCGGCTGGTCGTCTGGGCGGAACTGACCGGCACGCGCGCCGTGGGGCAGGGCAGGCCGGAGGGTTTGCCGAGCTGA
- a CDS encoding helix-turn-helix domain-containing protein codes for MDAVQQEATARARELQRSWYGEPLGALFRRLIDDLGLNQARLAAVLGLSAPMLSQLMSGQRAKIGNPAVVQRVQALQDLAGQVADGSVSAAEATDRMDEIKKTQGGSVLSNSGQTSISSGAPTVKRVVREIQSLLRSVSAAGDIIDAADTLAPSHPELAEFLRVYGAGRTADAVAHYEAHQN; via the coding sequence GTGGACGCAGTACAGCAAGAGGCCACGGCCAGAGCCAGAGAGCTTCAGCGCAGTTGGTACGGGGAGCCTCTGGGAGCGCTCTTCCGCCGGCTCATAGATGACCTCGGCCTCAACCAGGCCCGCCTCGCTGCCGTCCTCGGACTGTCGGCGCCCATGCTGTCCCAGCTGATGAGCGGCCAGCGCGCCAAGATCGGCAACCCTGCCGTGGTGCAGCGCGTCCAGGCCCTCCAGGACCTCGCCGGCCAGGTGGCCGACGGGAGCGTCAGCGCGGCGGAGGCCACCGACCGGATGGACGAGATCAAGAAGACCCAGGGTGGCTCGGTCCTCAGCAACAGCGGCCAGACCTCCATCAGTTCGGGTGCGCCCACCGTCAAGCGCGTCGTCCGCGAGATCCAATCGCTGCTGCGCTCGGTCTCCGCGGCGGGCGACATCATCGACGCGGCGGACACGCTCGCCCCCAGCCACCCGGAACTGGCAGAGTTCCTCCGGGTGTACGGCGCGGGCCGCACCGCGGACGCGGTGGCCCACTACGAGGCCCACCAGAACTGA
- the gyrA gene encoding DNA gyrase subunit A codes for MADETTPTAENPAEEQPVLRIEPVGLETEMQRSYLDYAMSVIVSRALPDVRDGLKPVHRRVLYAMYDGGYRPEKGFYKCARVVGDVMGTYHPHGDSSIYDALVRLAQPWSMRMPLVDSNGNFGSPGNDPAAAMRYTECKLMPLAMEMLRDIDEETVDFTDNYDGRNQEPTVLPARFPNLLVNGSAGIAVGMATNIPPHNLREVAAGAQWALEHPEATHEELLDALLERIKGPDFPSGALVVGRKGIEEAYRTGRGSITMRAVVEVEEIQNRQCLVVTELPYQTNPDNLAQKIADLVKDGKVGGIADVRDETSSRTGQRLVIVLKRDAVAKVVLNNLYKHTDLQTNFGANMLALVDGVPRTLSIDAFIRHWVQHQIEVIVRRTRFRLRKAEERAHILRGLLKALDAIDEVIALIRRSNTVEIAREGLMGLLEIDEIQANAILEMQLRRLAALERQKIVAEHDELQAKINEYNAILASPERQRSIVSEELAAIVEKFGDDRRSKLVPFDGDMSMEDLIAEEDIVVTITHGGYVKRTKTEDYRSQKRGGKGVRGTKLKQDDLVDHFFVSTTHHWLLFFTNKGRVYRSKAYELPDAGRDARGQHVANLMAFQPDEKIAQILAIRDYEAAPYLILATKGGLVKKTALKDYDSPRSGGVIAINLRETEGGGDDELIGAELVSAEDDLLLISKKAQSIRFTATDDALRPMGRATSGVKGMSFREGDELLSMSVVRPGTFVFTATDGGYAKRTPVDEYRVQGRGGLGIKAAKIVEDRGSLVGALVVDETDEILAITLGGGVIRTRVNEVRETGRDTMGVQLINLGKRDAVVGIARNAEAGQEADEVVGDETDTEAADGQAAEAAEGTQPSAGEHEE; via the coding sequence ATGGCCGACGAAACCACCCCCACCGCAGAGAACCCCGCGGAGGAGCAGCCCGTGCTGCGCATCGAGCCCGTCGGGCTCGAGACGGAGATGCAGCGCTCCTACCTCGACTACGCGATGTCCGTCATCGTCTCGCGTGCGCTGCCCGACGTGCGGGACGGCCTCAAGCCGGTCCACCGCCGCGTGCTGTACGCGATGTACGACGGCGGCTACCGGCCCGAGAAGGGCTTCTACAAGTGCGCCCGCGTCGTCGGCGACGTCATGGGCACCTACCACCCGCACGGCGACTCCTCGATCTACGACGCCCTGGTCCGCCTGGCCCAGCCGTGGTCGATGCGCATGCCGCTGGTGGACAGCAACGGCAACTTCGGCTCTCCGGGCAACGACCCGGCGGCCGCGATGCGCTACACCGAGTGCAAGCTGATGCCGCTGGCCATGGAGATGCTCCGGGACATCGACGAGGAGACCGTCGACTTCACGGACAACTACGACGGCCGCAACCAGGAGCCGACGGTCCTGCCGGCGCGCTTCCCGAACCTGCTGGTCAACGGCAGCGCCGGTATCGCGGTCGGCATGGCGACGAACATCCCGCCGCACAACCTGCGCGAGGTCGCCGCGGGCGCGCAGTGGGCGCTGGAGCACCCCGAGGCCACGCACGAGGAGCTGCTCGACGCGCTGCTGGAGCGGATCAAGGGTCCTGACTTCCCGTCGGGCGCCCTGGTCGTGGGCCGCAAGGGCATCGAGGAGGCGTACCGGACCGGTCGCGGCTCCATCACGATGCGCGCGGTGGTGGAGGTCGAGGAGATCCAGAACCGCCAGTGCCTGGTGGTGACGGAGCTTCCGTACCAGACCAACCCCGACAACCTCGCGCAGAAGATCGCGGACCTGGTGAAGGACGGCAAGGTCGGCGGCATCGCCGACGTCCGTGACGAGACCTCGTCGCGGACCGGCCAGCGCCTGGTGATCGTGCTGAAGCGCGACGCCGTCGCCAAGGTCGTGCTGAACAACCTGTACAAGCACACCGACCTGCAGACGAACTTCGGCGCGAACATGCTGGCGCTGGTGGACGGCGTGCCGCGGACGCTGTCGATCGACGCCTTCATCCGGCACTGGGTGCAGCACCAGATCGAGGTCATCGTCCGCCGTACGCGCTTCCGCCTGCGCAAGGCGGAGGAGCGCGCGCACATCCTGCGCGGCCTGCTCAAGGCGCTGGACGCGATCGACGAGGTCATCGCGCTGATCCGGCGCAGCAACACGGTCGAGATCGCGCGCGAGGGCCTGATGGGCCTCCTGGAGATCGACGAGATCCAGGCGAACGCGATCCTGGAGATGCAGCTGCGCCGCCTGGCGGCGCTGGAGCGGCAGAAGATCGTCGCCGAGCACGACGAGCTCCAGGCCAAGATCAACGAGTACAACGCGATCCTGGCCTCCCCGGAGCGCCAGCGCTCGATCGTCAGCGAGGAACTGGCCGCGATCGTCGAGAAGTTCGGCGACGACCGGCGTTCCAAGCTGGTTCCCTTCGACGGCGACATGTCCATGGAGGACCTGATCGCCGAAGAGGACATCGTCGTCACGATCACGCACGGCGGCTACGTCAAGCGCACCAAGACCGAGGACTACCGCTCGCAGAAGCGCGGCGGCAAGGGCGTGCGCGGCACGAAGCTGAAGCAGGACGACTTGGTCGACCACTTCTTCGTCTCCACCACGCACCACTGGCTGCTGTTCTTCACGAACAAGGGCCGGGTCTACCGGTCCAAGGCGTACGAGCTTCCGGACGCCGGCCGGGACGCCCGCGGGCAGCACGTGGCGAACCTGATGGCCTTCCAGCCGGACGAGAAGATCGCGCAGATCCTCGCCATCCGCGACTACGAGGCGGCTCCGTACCTGATCCTGGCCACCAAGGGCGGCCTGGTGAAGAAGACGGCGCTCAAGGACTACGACTCGCCCCGTTCGGGTGGTGTGATCGCCATCAACCTGCGGGAGACCGAGGGCGGCGGCGACGACGAGCTGATCGGCGCCGAGCTGGTGTCCGCCGAGGACGACCTGCTGCTGATCAGCAAGAAGGCGCAGTCGATCCGCTTCACGGCGACCGACGACGCGCTGCGCCCGATGGGCCGCGCCACCTCGGGCGTGAAGGGCATGAGTTTCCGCGAAGGCGACGAGCTGCTGTCCATGAGCGTGGTGCGGCCGGGTACGTTCGTCTTCACCGCGACCGACGGCGGCTACGCCAAGCGGACGCCGGTCGACGAGTACCGCGTCCAGGGTCGTGGCGGTCTGGGCATCAAGGCCGCGAAGATCGTGGAGGACCGCGGGTCGCTCGTCGGGGCGCTCGTGGTGGACGAAACGGACGAGATTCTCGCCATCACGCTCGGCGGTGGTGTGATTCGTACGCGCGTCAACGAAGTCAGGGAGACCGGCCGTGACACCATGGGCGTCCAGCTGATCAACCTGGGGAAGCGCGATGCCGTGGTGGGCATCGCCCGCAACGCCGAGGCCGGTCAGGAAGCTGACGAGGTCGTGGGCGACGAGACCGACACCGAGGCAGCCGACGGACAGGCCGCCGAGGCCGCCGAGGGCACGCAGCCCTCGGCCGGGGAGCACGAGGAGTAA
- the crgA gene encoding cell division protein CrgA yields MPKSRIRKKDDYTPPPTRQPQSIRLTNRSWVAPVMLALFLIGLAWIVVFYVTETQLPIEALGNWNIVVGFGFIAAGFGVSTQWK; encoded by the coding sequence GTGCCGAAGTCACGTATCCGCAAGAAGGACGACTACACGCCGCCGCCCACGCGGCAGCCGCAGTCCATCAGGCTGACCAACCGCAGCTGGGTCGCCCCGGTGATGCTGGCACTCTTCCTGATCGGTCTCGCGTGGATCGTCGTCTTCTACGTGACCGAGACCCAGCTGCCGATCGAAGCACTGGGCAATTGGAACATCGTGGTCGGTTTCGGCTTCATCGCTGCGGGATTCGGCGTCTCGACGCAGTGGAAGTAG
- a CDS encoding LysM peptidoglycan-binding domain-containing protein: MGLFDFLKSDKKKAHEAAEKAAEQVRQQAPAGPATRQAADAASATRAAAERMAAAAPPKPAPATPTPGSAAHKAVPAAPRPAPMPKPGTAAPAARGAAHTPTPGSAAHKAVPAAPMPAPEPAAKKRTYTVRPGDSLSEIARRELGNEARWRELYAMNKGVVGSNPDLIRPGMVLTLPH; encoded by the coding sequence ATGGGACTCTTCGACTTCCTGAAGTCCGACAAGAAGAAGGCACACGAGGCCGCCGAGAAGGCGGCGGAGCAGGTCCGGCAGCAGGCCCCGGCGGGACCCGCCACCCGTCAGGCCGCCGACGCCGCCTCGGCCACCCGCGCGGCCGCCGAGCGGATGGCGGCAGCCGCTCCGCCCAAGCCCGCCCCCGCGACCCCCACGCCCGGCTCGGCCGCGCACAAGGCGGTACCCGCGGCCCCCAGGCCCGCCCCGATGCCCAAGCCCGGCACGGCGGCCCCCGCGGCGCGCGGCGCCGCGCACACCCCGACGCCCGGCTCGGCCGCGCACAAGGCCGTTCCGGCGGCGCCCATGCCCGCGCCCGAGCCCGCCGCCAAGAAGCGCACCTATACGGTCAGGCCCGGCGACTCGCTCTCCGAGATCGCCCGCCGCGAGCTCGGCAACGAGGCCCGCTGGCGCGAGCTCTACGCCATGAACAAGGGCGTCGTCGGCTCCAACCCGGACCTCATCCGCCCGGGCATGGTGCTGACGCTCCCCCACTGA
- a CDS encoding serine/threonine-protein kinase, protein MGEVFAGRYELVDPIGRGGAGAVWRAWDHRRRRYVAAKVLLQSDAHTLLRFVREQALRIDHPHVLAPASWAADDDKVLFTMDLVSGGSLAHVIGDYGPLPPRFVCTLLDQLLSGLAAVHAEGVVHRDIKPANILMEATGTGRPHLRLSDFGISMRKGEPRLTETDYVVGTPGYFAPEQLLGAEPDFPADLFAVGLVALYLLQGRKPDSRALVEHFLAHGTPGAPEGVPAPLWDVVASLLQPDPHSRFKTATGARKALAEAVELLAPPAPDEAAVEVFDQLGPLPDGFGPQGPSATAAGGPAGSPAPTAATTPAGPATPSTTPHPAQAPAQPPSPTPSPSPYGSPHTSPYATPYASPAAVAEAARTDPGGTGPTAPMAAYGPLETGSFHLAPPVPRAAPGTPARPGGGIAPPPAGVKAGLLAAALLCFAVGVWALTRL, encoded by the coding sequence ATGGGTGAGGTCTTCGCCGGTCGGTACGAGTTGGTCGATCCGATCGGGCGCGGGGGCGCGGGCGCCGTATGGCGCGCCTGGGACCACCGGCGCCGCCGGTACGTCGCCGCGAAGGTGCTCCTGCAGAGCGACGCCCACACGCTCCTGCGGTTCGTGCGGGAGCAGGCCCTGCGGATCGATCACCCGCACGTACTGGCCCCCGCGAGCTGGGCGGCCGACGACGACAAGGTCCTGTTCACCATGGACCTGGTCAGCGGCGGCTCCCTCGCCCACGTGATCGGGGACTACGGCCCCCTCCCGCCCCGGTTCGTGTGCACGCTGCTCGACCAGCTCCTGTCGGGGCTGGCCGCGGTGCACGCGGAGGGCGTCGTCCACCGCGACATCAAACCGGCCAACATCCTGATGGAGGCCACCGGAACCGGGCGGCCGCACCTGCGGCTGTCCGACTTCGGCATCTCCATGCGCAAGGGCGAGCCGCGGCTGACCGAGACCGACTACGTCGTCGGCACGCCGGGTTATTTCGCCCCCGAGCAACTGCTGGGTGCCGAGCCGGACTTCCCCGCGGACCTCTTCGCCGTCGGCCTCGTCGCCCTGTACCTCCTCCAGGGGCGCAAGCCCGACTCCCGGGCCCTGGTGGAGCACTTCCTGGCGCACGGCACCCCCGGCGCGCCGGAAGGCGTTCCCGCGCCGCTGTGGGACGTCGTCGCCAGTCTGCTGCAGCCGGACCCCCACAGCCGGTTCAAGACCGCCACAGGGGCGCGCAAGGCCCTTGCCGAGGCCGTGGAGCTGCTCGCCCCGCCCGCGCCCGACGAGGCCGCGGTGGAGGTGTTCGACCAACTCGGTCCGCTCCCGGACGGCTTCGGACCCCAGGGGCCCTCGGCCACGGCGGCGGGCGGCCCGGCGGGCTCGCCGGCGCCCACGGCCGCCACGACCCCGGCCGGACCCGCGACCCCGTCCACGACCCCGCACCCGGCGCAGGCACCGGCGCAACCCCCGTCCCCCACGCCTTCCCCGTCCCCGTACGGGTCCCCGCACACCTCGCCGTACGCCACCCCCTACGCCTCCCCGGCGGCCGTGGCGGAAGCCGCCCGGACGGATCCGGGCGGCACCGGCCCGACCGCCCCCATGGCCGCGTACGGCCCCCTGGAGACCGGAAGCTTCCACCTCGCCCCGCCGGTGCCCCGGGCCGCGCCCGGGACGCCCGCGCGTCCCGGCGGCGGGATCGCCCCGCCCCCGGCCGGGGTGAAGGCCGGGCTCCTCGCCGCGGCGCTGCTGTGCTTCGCCGTCGGGGTGTGGGCCCTCACCCGGCTGTAG